A single genomic interval of Phycisphaerae bacterium harbors:
- a CDS encoding VWA domain-containing protein, translating into MQRYRILGGMQIGRKRAVVAVQVAVFIVVILGFAALTVDVGALYNVRADLQRTADAAALAAAAKLSDYGGGNPEDLARAVAQEYTEKNSVFGRTLTIDPTSDVVFGRADFDSSANQYTFTPNSPLPDAVRVRVRHTADSPNGSVSLYFAKALGFQSADLSAEALAVMVPRDIAIVADLSGSHSDDSELRHYKLTDTNLFDVWANLPGGLGDIGSNWNIDDIPAEWIEGDGSVPQAAGPAWGYMTKLGYGTESVDSSYDPAADSGLVELGYNKFWNDNQLKSFLAQQGYNQLEINALTSPIYDADGAWQYRAAAALGVGEWYSGLGVDANGNPPLWQKRGLSASQAGNANDWVGGSEVVYTASLMGRSPSTSAPIWRDYINNYVNSIYNEMYKANSAFRYRFGAKTLTNYLMERRGSHSQTPELADVPLQPMQAVKDAVGYLANFMDGQGTNDQLSLEIYGTTARHEVDLTNDFAQVSDRLSAMQAGHYDSYTNVGGGIARGIEELTSTRARGTSRKVIVLLTDGNANVSATGSYGTSEAAESAGAAYAVAQAQAAAALGIRIVAVSVGAEANQALMQQIADITQGEHFHAEGSITEYSAQLVEIFQRIGGQRPVELIQ; encoded by the coding sequence ATGCAACGCTACAGAATCCTTGGAGGGATGCAGATCGGTCGCAAACGCGCGGTGGTCGCGGTGCAGGTGGCCGTCTTCATCGTGGTGATCTTGGGATTCGCGGCGCTGACGGTCGACGTCGGCGCACTCTACAACGTCCGGGCGGACCTGCAACGCACGGCCGACGCGGCGGCTCTCGCCGCGGCAGCGAAACTCTCCGACTACGGCGGAGGAAACCCGGAAGACCTGGCGCGGGCCGTGGCCCAGGAGTATACCGAGAAGAACTCCGTTTTCGGCCGCACGCTGACCATCGACCCTACATCCGACGTAGTCTTCGGTCGAGCGGACTTCGACTCGTCCGCCAATCAGTACACGTTCACGCCGAATTCTCCGTTACCCGACGCGGTGCGCGTGCGCGTACGGCACACCGCCGATTCGCCCAACGGATCCGTTTCGTTGTACTTCGCGAAGGCCCTCGGATTCCAGAGCGCCGACCTTTCCGCCGAGGCGCTGGCCGTAATGGTGCCGCGCGATATTGCGATTGTTGCCGACCTCTCGGGGTCGCACTCGGACGACAGCGAGTTGCGTCACTACAAGTTGACAGACACCAACCTGTTTGATGTCTGGGCCAATCTGCCTGGTGGGCTGGGCGACATCGGAAGCAACTGGAATATCGACGACATTCCTGCTGAGTGGATCGAGGGAGACGGCAGCGTGCCACAGGCTGCGGGACCCGCCTGGGGTTACATGACCAAACTCGGCTATGGCACGGAAAGCGTCGACAGCAGCTATGACCCGGCGGCCGACTCCGGTCTGGTTGAGCTCGGCTACAATAAGTTCTGGAACGACAACCAGTTGAAGAGCTTCCTCGCCCAGCAGGGATACAATCAGCTCGAAATCAATGCACTCACCAGCCCAATCTACGACGCCGACGGTGCCTGGCAGTATCGCGCCGCGGCCGCGCTCGGCGTTGGCGAGTGGTACAGCGGACTGGGCGTCGATGCCAACGGAAACCCGCCACTCTGGCAGAAACGCGGGCTGAGCGCGTCTCAAGCCGGAAACGCCAATGATTGGGTAGGAGGATCGGAAGTGGTCTACACGGCCAGCCTGATGGGCCGCAGCCCGTCAACATCCGCTCCAATCTGGCGTGATTACATTAACAACTACGTCAACTCGATCTACAACGAAATGTACAAGGCCAACTCGGCATTCCGGTATCGCTTTGGGGCCAAGACGCTCACGAACTACCTGATGGAGCGTCGGGGCAGCCACAGCCAGACGCCGGAACTGGCGGATGTGCCGTTACAGCCGATGCAGGCCGTGAAGGACGCGGTCGGATATCTGGCCAACTTCATGGACGGCCAGGGTACGAACGACCAGCTGTCCCTGGAGATTTATGGGACTACGGCACGGCACGAAGTCGATCTGACCAACGACTTCGCACAGGTCAGCGATCGCCTTTCGGCGATGCAGGCGGGTCACTACGACTCGTATACGAATGTCGGGGGCGGAATCGCCCGCGGCATCGAGGAACTCACCAGCACGCGGGCCCGTGGGACGTCGCGCAAGGTGATCGTCCTGCTGACGGACGGAAACGCGAACGTCAGCGCCACGGGATCGTACGGAACGAGCGAGGCGGCAGAATCGGCCGGTGCGGCCTATGCCGTCGCACAAGCCCAGGCCGCAGCAGCGCTTGGAATTCGTATCGTGGCCGTCAGCGTCGGAGCCGAGGCGAATCAGGCGTTGATGCAGCAAATTGCCGATATAACTCAGGGCGAACACTTCCACGCGGAAGGTTCGATCACGGAGTACAGTGCGCAGTTGGTGGAGATTTTCCAACGGATCGGCGGTCAGCGCCCGGTCGAGCTGATTCAGTAA
- the cpaB gene encoding Flp pilus assembly protein CpaB produces the protein MKGKAIIPLVLGLAVGLVAVRFLVDAVKKAQGANSEKQTITLVRAKHDIEAFSLLTDEMIEEVQTTDAGLVPATERLTSKEDLVKERRVVAKPVAQNTPLLKSMLAPPGTEPGLKGRIKEGFRAVSVKIDEVSGVAYQLKPGDYVDVIAVMDVQSPGSRKKQTIAETILQNIEVLAIGQETGGTSGGTDSTVKPAKSATLAVPEEEAPKLHLASTKGKITLSMRGEDSSVAKVEVVGEEVFDYAKLLGLIPKEDQGTAPPQPESIPVPVAEPPPPHGLVIFYGSTDQKGNKIERLTFENAHSRTIIGVGDGPVDRAGGSRSRRPTQSSLPYRPGVTPPTHRPDTDQPLQEEPSSEFQETE, from the coding sequence ATGAAGGGCAAAGCCATCATTCCGTTGGTGCTGGGTCTGGCCGTCGGACTCGTCGCCGTTCGATTTCTGGTGGATGCCGTCAAGAAGGCACAGGGCGCCAACAGCGAGAAACAGACCATCACGCTCGTACGGGCCAAACACGACATCGAGGCCTTCAGCCTGCTGACGGACGAAATGATCGAAGAGGTCCAAACGACGGACGCCGGGCTCGTTCCGGCAACAGAACGACTCACCTCCAAGGAGGACCTCGTCAAGGAACGCCGCGTCGTGGCCAAGCCCGTCGCACAGAATACGCCCCTGCTCAAGTCGATGCTGGCACCACCCGGAACGGAGCCCGGACTGAAGGGCCGGATCAAGGAAGGCTTCCGTGCCGTGTCGGTGAAGATCGACGAAGTCTCCGGCGTCGCCTATCAGCTCAAACCGGGAGACTACGTCGACGTCATTGCGGTGATGGACGTTCAATCGCCCGGCAGTCGCAAGAAGCAAACGATCGCCGAGACCATTCTCCAGAACATCGAGGTCCTGGCGATCGGACAAGAAACGGGCGGGACGTCCGGCGGCACCGACTCGACCGTCAAGCCGGCGAAGTCAGCGACTCTGGCCGTACCAGAGGAAGAGGCACCCAAACTTCACCTCGCTTCGACCAAGGGGAAGATCACGCTTTCGATGCGCGGGGAAGACTCAAGCGTCGCAAAGGTCGAGGTGGTCGGCGAGGAAGTATTCGACTACGCGAAGCTCCTGGGGCTCATTCCCAAGGAGGATCAGGGCACGGCCCCGCCGCAACCCGAGTCGATCCCGGTACCGGTGGCTGAGCCGCCGCCCCCGCACGGACTGGTGATCTTCTACGGCTCGACGGATCAAAAGGGCAACAAGATCGAGCGATTGACTTTCGAAAACGCCCACTCGCGGACGATCATCGGCGTCGGGGACGGACCGGTCGATCGAGCGGGGGGATCGCGTTCACGGCGTCCGACGCAGTCGTCTTTGCCGTATCGTCCCGGTGTGACACCGCCGACGCATCGGCCGGACACCGATCAACCGTTGCAAGAAGAACCCAGCTCGGAATTCCAGGAGACAGAGTAA
- a CDS encoding type II and III secretion system protein family protein: MLATVQKGLQRPVLPAIARGVRSGAVLMLVTFGFGALPTSLRAAQPATPPRGGFDVKVVDVTSQSRQVSVPLERSAIVETSVEVSRADVVSSDLVDVQAVSPTELLLTGKRYGRTNVVLWDKDEKRYVLEVTVEVDLSELSDALKKIDPLGDVEAKSIFGNIILLGTVSSAERAKRMEELANLYLPRLGGEGAQPAVQNHLEVAGEHQVLLRCTVAEVNRRAVRELGINGFLAGDDFKDAFLVNQVGGINPSNIGAAADFPVTGTIPFLTGTDGIPLADSTTLSLGFPRVQMQLFIKAMAENSLASVLAEPNLVATSGETATFLAGGEFPIPVPQGIDQVTIQFREFGVRLNFTPVVRSHQRIRLRVAPEVSELDFSSAVQFQGFVVPGLTARSAETTVEMGSGQTLAIAGLLNEQVRGLANRVPGIGDLPVLGALFRSVNFQRSLTELVILVTPEIVAPLEANQTVPLPTDSVKSPSDFDLYMLGLVEQRERAECTGPECEDMPDESTAAILSQRDELLVHGPWGYAGAAELR, translated from the coding sequence ATGCTCGCTACCGTACAGAAAGGCCTTCAGAGGCCTGTCCTGCCGGCGATCGCACGAGGCGTCCGGTCCGGCGCGGTGCTGATGCTAGTAACCTTCGGATTCGGCGCGCTGCCGACATCGCTGCGAGCCGCGCAACCCGCCACCCCGCCACGCGGTGGGTTTGACGTGAAGGTCGTCGATGTCACGTCACAATCGCGCCAGGTGTCCGTTCCGCTGGAGCGCAGCGCAATCGTCGAGACATCCGTAGAGGTCTCCCGAGCGGACGTCGTATCGTCGGACCTTGTTGATGTCCAGGCGGTCAGTCCGACCGAGCTGCTCCTGACAGGCAAGCGGTACGGCCGGACGAACGTCGTACTCTGGGACAAGGACGAGAAGCGCTACGTCCTGGAGGTAACGGTCGAAGTCGATCTCAGCGAGCTGAGTGATGCGCTAAAGAAAATCGACCCACTTGGTGATGTTGAGGCAAAGTCGATTTTCGGCAACATCATCCTGCTGGGAACCGTCTCGAGCGCTGAGCGGGCCAAGCGTATGGAGGAGCTTGCCAACCTCTATCTGCCGCGACTGGGCGGCGAAGGCGCGCAACCGGCAGTTCAGAATCACCTGGAAGTTGCCGGGGAGCATCAAGTTCTGCTGCGCTGCACTGTGGCTGAAGTGAATCGCCGTGCGGTGCGCGAACTCGGTATCAACGGCTTCCTTGCGGGAGACGACTTCAAGGATGCCTTCCTCGTCAATCAGGTTGGTGGAATCAATCCGTCGAACATCGGGGCAGCCGCGGACTTCCCCGTGACGGGCACGATTCCGTTCCTAACGGGAACGGACGGGATCCCGCTCGCGGATAGCACGACGCTGTCGCTGGGTTTTCCGCGCGTGCAGATGCAGCTTTTCATCAAGGCGATGGCTGAGAATTCTCTCGCATCGGTGCTCGCAGAACCCAATCTCGTGGCGACGAGCGGGGAGACGGCGACATTCCTGGCCGGCGGCGAGTTCCCGATCCCGGTTCCCCAGGGAATCGATCAGGTCACGATCCAGTTTCGCGAGTTCGGCGTGCGTTTGAACTTCACGCCGGTCGTCCGATCGCATCAGCGGATTCGCCTGCGCGTGGCGCCTGAGGTGTCCGAGCTCGATTTCTCGAGCGCAGTGCAATTCCAGGGATTCGTGGTTCCCGGACTCACGGCTCGGTCCGCCGAGACGACCGTGGAAATGGGCAGCGGTCAGACGCTGGCCATTGCCGGTCTTCTGAACGAGCAGGTTCGCGGACTTGCCAATCGCGTGCCGGGTATCGGCGATCTTCCCGTGCTCGGTGCATTGTTCCGGTCCGTTAATTTCCAGCGTTCGCTCACGGAACTGGTGATTCTCGTAACGCCCGAAATTGTCGCGCCGCTGGAGGCCAACCAGACGGTTCCCTTGCCAACAGATTCCGTAAAAAGCCCCAGTGATTTCGATCTCTATATGTTAGGCTTGGTAGAACAGAGAGAACGCGCGGAATGTACGGGTCCTGAGTGCGAGGATATGCCGGACGAGTCGACGGCCGCAATCCTCAGTCAACGTGATGAGCTACTAGTTCATGGCCCGTGGGGATACGCGGGCGCTGCGGAATTGCGGTAG
- a CDS encoding PDZ domain-containing protein, protein MKVTIGLIMALAAPWVISTTASAIEEGTPQATNRVVVVTPGADAGAVADAANGNVQVFVAGADATGTWNAADGTEHHIEVVVNKEGDANAPGVIKVRRIANAEASADAANRGWLGVVIEQVNEALDTQLNLQGTGMTIANVVKDSPADRAGLAVHDVVLAVDGQMVDGQVSAFVDAIKSRVPGDTVQVRVLRDGQEQVVPVVLGSRAEMPATMFKTRLPEVELGEIEEHIRTRGKFIQRGPQGEWVVKELGDLDNLADLPQEIREILPGEVSVTTQVFVTEDGTKVQTRTQRDGSSLSVEREGDGPIVVTRTSAAGEEDAQSYATEEDLKASDVEAYDLFNQSDRMVMVQIDGDMTDNGLQFLSDDGKFDIELNLQDLHDGLMQWHSAMGQEFGQAQESYQKALDELRAAMDRLRNEGILSEEGLAGLRGLLNHQGAVHAFAMPLFSDVQRTIKAMPDGTIEVRTRSGGDEVIDVYANEADLQARNPEAYDRYVDLLNASESDRR, encoded by the coding sequence ATGAAGGTGACAATCGGATTGATCATGGCGCTTGCAGCGCCGTGGGTGATTTCTACAACGGCTTCGGCCATCGAGGAAGGCACGCCGCAGGCGACGAATCGTGTGGTGGTGGTAACGCCCGGCGCCGATGCCGGAGCGGTGGCGGATGCGGCGAATGGCAACGTGCAGGTATTCGTCGCCGGGGCCGACGCAACGGGAACCTGGAATGCCGCCGACGGCACGGAACACCACATCGAAGTTGTCGTCAACAAGGAAGGCGACGCCAACGCACCGGGCGTGATCAAGGTCCGCCGTATCGCCAATGCCGAAGCAAGTGCCGACGCCGCCAATCGAGGCTGGCTCGGCGTTGTTATTGAGCAGGTAAACGAGGCGCTCGATACACAGTTGAATCTCCAAGGCACGGGCATGACCATTGCCAACGTGGTCAAGGACAGTCCGGCCGACCGAGCCGGGTTGGCTGTGCATGACGTCGTTCTGGCCGTTGACGGCCAGATGGTGGACGGTCAGGTATCGGCGTTTGTCGATGCGATCAAATCACGGGTGCCCGGCGACACCGTCCAAGTGCGCGTGCTGCGTGACGGACAGGAACAGGTGGTCCCGGTGGTGCTGGGTTCACGAGCGGAAATGCCGGCGACAATGTTCAAAACCCGGCTCCCGGAAGTCGAACTCGGCGAGATTGAGGAGCACATCCGCACGCGGGGCAAGTTCATCCAGCGCGGCCCGCAGGGCGAGTGGGTGGTCAAGGAGCTCGGCGACCTGGACAACCTCGCGGACCTGCCCCAGGAGATTCGCGAGATTCTCCCGGGAGAGGTTTCCGTAACCACGCAGGTTTTCGTGACCGAGGACGGCACGAAGGTCCAGACGCGAACCCAGCGTGACGGCAGCAGTCTTTCAGTGGAGCGCGAAGGCGACGGTCCGATCGTGGTCACGCGCACGTCGGCCGCCGGCGAAGAGGACGCACAATCCTACGCGACCGAGGAAGACCTGAAGGCCAGCGACGTCGAGGCCTATGATCTTTTCAACCAGTCCGACCGCATGGTCATGGTGCAGATTGACGGAGACATGACAGATAACGGTCTCCAGTTTCTCAGTGATGACGGGAAGTTCGACATCGAATTGAACCTTCAGGATCTGCATGATGGGCTGATGCAGTGGCATTCGGCAATGGGCCAGGAGTTTGGGCAGGCTCAGGAATCGTATCAGAAGGCGCTGGACGAGCTCCGTGCGGCTATGGACCGGCTTCGTAACGAGGGCATTCTCTCCGAGGAGGGACTCGCAGGCCTCCGCGGTCTTTTGAATCACCAAGGGGCCGTTCACGCATTCGCGATGCCGCTGTTCTCCGACGTCCAGCGTACGATCAAGGCCATGCCGGACGGGACAATCGAGGTGCGGACGCGTTCCGGCGGAGATGAAGTGATCGACGTCTACGCCAACGAGGCAGACCTCCAGGCCCGCAACCCTGAGGCCTACGACCGATATGTCGACTTGCTGAACGCCAGTGAATCAGACAGACGGTAG
- a CDS encoding Flp family type IVb pilin, with protein sequence MSQFLNVTKRFLKSEDGPTATEYAVMLALIIVAAIGTITLLGGEVDRIFGNVQGSLAGM encoded by the coding sequence ATGAGTCAGTTTCTGAATGTGACGAAGCGTTTCCTGAAGTCCGAGGATGGCCCGACTGCGACCGAGTATGCCGTCATGCTCGCGCTCATTATCGTGGCTGCCATCGGCACCATTACGCTGCTTGGCGGCGAAGTGGACCGCATTTTCGGTAACGTGCAGGGCTCGCTGGCCGGTATGTAA
- a CDS encoding RNA polymerase sigma factor codes for MGVESEFDADTAVVEAIRCGDRHALDRWIRRHGGWVRGVVFGVLGDADLADDVSQSVWMNVWQRAQELRETRSWRSWLYRMARNAAVDAGRRITRERRVNSGQSAHQNVTAASESPSTGDGRAASSYVAHTEVLAAIAGLPALYREPFVLRHLAGWGYQEIAETMSLPVDTVETRLVRARRMLREAVQKKVEWCDDTDSRAH; via the coding sequence ATGGGGGTTGAATCCGAGTTCGACGCCGATACCGCGGTGGTCGAGGCCATTCGGTGTGGCGATCGCCACGCCCTGGACCGTTGGATTCGGCGCCATGGCGGTTGGGTTCGAGGTGTGGTCTTCGGCGTCCTCGGGGACGCGGACCTGGCGGACGATGTGTCGCAATCGGTGTGGATGAACGTATGGCAGCGTGCCCAGGAACTTCGCGAAACCCGATCCTGGCGATCGTGGCTTTATCGCATGGCGCGAAATGCCGCGGTCGACGCGGGTCGGCGAATTACACGGGAGCGTCGAGTCAACTCGGGGCAATCGGCGCATCAGAATGTAACGGCGGCAAGCGAGTCGCCTTCGACAGGCGATGGTCGAGCGGCCAGTTCCTACGTTGCCCACACGGAAGTTCTTGCCGCGATTGCCGGCTTGCCGGCGCTATACCGAGAACCCTTTGTTCTGCGGCATCTGGCGGGATGGGGCTATCAGGAAATCGCCGAGACCATGAGCCTCCCGGTAGACACCGTAGAGACCAGACTGGTGCGGGCCCGGCGCATGCTGCGCGAGGCCGTGCAGAAGAAGGTGGAATGGTGTGATGATACGGATTCCCGAGCACATTGA
- a CDS encoding prepilin peptidase — translation MTFSFLTITWLVLVPGILLASWIDYAQKRVPNWLNLALIIAGFTVQAYFFGWSGAWTGFLGMWTGFGLLIVPWLMHGMGAGDVKLMAAIGVWLGPWLTFCSFLVGVIFGAIAAIIMIVTSGRTQSALANFGVILTKCSSSKTMFSEFGSAKSFGSTSQLLPYGVPLTAGTLLILAATTFGWWGV, via the coding sequence ATGACTTTCAGCTTCCTCACGATCACCTGGCTGGTTCTCGTCCCCGGGATCCTGCTCGCTTCGTGGATTGACTACGCCCAGAAGCGCGTGCCGAACTGGCTGAACCTCGCGCTGATTATCGCGGGCTTCACGGTGCAGGCGTACTTCTTCGGATGGTCCGGCGCATGGACGGGTTTCCTGGGCATGTGGACGGGATTCGGCCTGCTCATCGTGCCGTGGCTGATGCATGGGATGGGCGCGGGTGACGTCAAGCTCATGGCGGCGATCGGCGTATGGCTGGGGCCCTGGCTGACGTTCTGCTCATTCCTCGTCGGCGTGATCTTCGGGGCGATTGCGGCGATCATCATGATCGTCACGTCGGGACGAACGCAGTCGGCGCTGGCCAATTTTGGCGTGATCCTGACGAAGTGCTCGAGCAGCAAGACGATGTTCTCGGAGTTCGGCTCGGCGAAGAGCTTCGGTAGTACGTCGCAGTTGCTTCCGTACGGCGTGCCGCTCACGGCGGGCACGCTGCTGATTCTTGCAGCGACCACATTCGGTTGGTGGGGAGTATGA
- a CDS encoding Flp family type IVb pilin, with protein sequence MLRTLRRTVEFLRSEDGPTATEYAVLLALIAIGVLATMQTFGQQVGGLYAAISTAVASV encoded by the coding sequence ATGTTGCGGACACTTCGACGAACGGTCGAATTCCTGCGATCGGAAGACGGTCCCACGGCAACGGAATATGCCGTTTTGCTGGCATTGATCGCGATCGGCGTGCTGGCGACGATGCAGACATTCGGCCAGCAGGTCGGCGGACTCTACGCAGCCATTTCGACTGCCGTGGCGAGCGTCTGA
- a CDS encoding pilus assembly protein, giving the protein MKRGWFRNVRERGSDRARGAAIVEFAVILPLLLAILFAIIEFGYVFMIRQSLQHAAREGCRFASLQTSTDAGIMARVDEALSPTGLNGYSVSLTHATQADPVETVSISIPYSDVSLVGGFFGTYNYNLTAVCSMRKEGVGSGS; this is encoded by the coding sequence ATGAAGCGCGGGTGGTTTCGCAATGTGCGTGAGCGCGGATCAGACCGGGCGCGGGGCGCCGCGATCGTGGAGTTTGCGGTCATACTTCCGCTGCTTCTCGCGATCCTGTTCGCGATCATCGAATTTGGTTACGTGTTCATGATCCGGCAGTCGCTTCAGCATGCGGCCCGCGAGGGCTGCCGCTTTGCGTCGCTCCAGACGTCGACCGACGCGGGGATCATGGCGCGGGTCGACGAAGCGTTGTCGCCCACGGGACTGAATGGATACTCCGTCTCGTTGACGCATGCTACGCAGGCCGATCCGGTCGAGACGGTGAGCATCTCGATCCCGTATTCCGACGTGTCGCTCGTGGGCGGATTTTTCGGAACCTACAATTACAACCTGACCGCCGTTTGCAGCATGCGGAAGGAAGGCGTCGGCAGCGGAAGTTGA